A window of Mucilaginibacter robiniae genomic DNA:
GCACTTGCTGGTATTGCCCTTCTACTTTCACTGTGGCAACTACTTGCCTATCTACTATAACGGCAAAGGTACCTTCATCAACAGATAAAGTTTCAGTAATTACATTAGCAGCATGTACACCATCATACAACCAACCAGCACTATGTTGTAACAAAACACCTTCAGTAAGTTGAGCAACCGTGTAATTGATTAATAAATAATGATGTTGAAAGTTGTTTAAACCTGTATAATGCTGTTCCAAACTAAGTGCCTTTTTTAAAGTAATTTGTTGCTATCATATCAATGTAATCAAATACAATTATCAAACTTTTGCTGATAAATGCTGTAGATTAAAAATCTGCTTTTAACAGATAAGCAAACCGTTTTACCTGTTACAAGAGGATTATAAAAATAATTGTAAAGATACACATCATGGAAAATACAAACAGCCCGGTATGGTTTATTACCGGATGCTCAACTGGTTTTGGCAAAGAGTTGGTTAAGTTAGTACTACAAAAAGGCTGGAATGCAGTTATTACCGCTCGCAACACCGACCAAGTAAAAGATTTAGCTGAAGGCTATGAAAAATCTGCTTTGGTTTTACCATTAGATGTAACCAACAAAGAGCAGGTACAATCTGCTGTTGCTAAAGCACAAGAAAAATTTGGTAAGATTGATGTTTTGGTAAACAATGCTGGTTACGGCTATTTTACCAGCATTGAAGAGGGGGAAGAAGATAAAATCAGGGCACAGTTTGAAACCAACTTTTTCGGGCTGGTTAATGTAACACAAGCCGTATTACCTGGTATGCGTGAAAAGCGCAAAGGACATGTTATCAACTTTTCGTCTATTGGTGGCTTGGTGGGCTTTGCTGCAACCGGCTTTTACCATGCCACTAAATTTGCGGTAGAAGGTTTATCTGAATCGCTATCGAAAGAAGTTGGACCATTGGGGATTAAGGTACTACTGATAGAGCCAGGACCATTCCGTACCGATTGGGCAGGCCGATCTACCAGCAGAACAGAAACACAAATAGCAGACTACCAGGAAACAGTAGGTACCCGCATGAAAACCAGCTTAGAAGGCAGCGGCAAACAGAAAGGCGACCCAATTAGAGGTTGTGAAGCTATTATTGAAGCAGTAGAATCTAATTCTCCACAACTTCGTCTAATCTTAGGTAAAATGGCTTATGACTTGGCTTTACAAAAAGTTGATTCTTTAAAAGAGAATTTTACTGCTTGGAAAGACCTAAGTTTAGGTGCCGACTACCCCGAAGCTGAAGCTTAATTTAGTTTACAAAACTCCTTAAAAGAAAGGCCTGAAGTTAATTAACTTTAGGCCTTTCTTTTTATCTGCTAATTGCTTAACCTTATATTTTAATTACCTTTTCGGTTTGTTCCGGATTTCTTAACGAGTCGGCTACTCGTTTTATGAATAAGTAATTGGTAGAACCGCCAATTACAGCACCTACTACTGGCACTAAACGCTCAGCCGTTTTAGAACCAATATTTAAGAGTAGCTTTTCAGCCACTTCTTCCATCAGGTTTTTGCTAATTGCCATTCCGGTATCTACCTTTAATGATGCAGCTACAATTTTAATGAAATCAGCAAATTTGATTTCATACCTACCCGTGTTATAGTAAGAGATAGCCAGTGTAACACGAAATTGTTGGGTAATCAAGTTAATGATATCTAATGGAACACCAATAATCATACTGGTTACACCGCCTATACCGGTTATAGCACCCGAACCAGCTGCCAGTATGGCACATTGTATAATAAACTTATCAATCCCTAGTTCATCTACACCTTTCTTTATACCTAATTGGTCGATACGATTATATATCTGCTGAAATCCGCCTTCCGATAAGTAATGCAAGTTCTTTTTAAACTTGGATTTGAAAGCTTTCAGATTAATTTCTGGTAATTTCAATTTACGCATTTCAGTTATTTAAATAGTTAATTATCACAGTGCTATTTTCATGCCATATATAAAATTATACGCTTGCTTAAATGACAAGCAATAAATGAGCCTTCTAGCTTTATATAGTTGCAGTACTGTTGTTCATTAATCCTGTTCAACACAAACCAAAAAAAACAGAAAACCTTTTAAAATATTCCTAAAAACTTTTTTCTTTTCTTTTTGAACTTTTTATGGGCCCAACCTGGCGGTATTTTGTGCCTTACTACAGGTATAGCTGCTGGAACTGCTTTTTGTAACCTTACTGATGTATCTGGTTTGTAGCTTTTGAGATAAATATAAGGTGAATGGTAAGCCTTGGTTGTAGCTGTATAAGAATTGACAGAAGGCGTTGATACGGAGTTCTTTTTTGCAGATAATACATAAATAAACAACACAATAAACAAAGCCGCCAAGCCCACCAAGCCAATTAATAAACGCTTAGGCAGGTGCACTATACCTTCATTGCGTTCAAACACACCCTTACCCTGATTAAAATGCCCGCCAGCTTCCATGGCAATAGATTGCAAAGCAGAGAGCTGCCGCTGGCTATCTTCCTGTTGTTGCTGAAGTTGGAGGAGTTGTTGTTGTAGTTGCTCGTTTTCGCGTTGCAGTACATCAGCACTCAGCGCCTGCGCTATCGGGCTGGTTTTACCCCAACCCTCGGCTGCTCTTAAGCTACCACTTACTATAGCTTCCTGCAAAGCTACGCCACTGGCATACCTGGCTTCCGGCGCTTTCTCCAAACAACGGTAGATCACTTCTAGCAGCCATTGCGGTACCTGCATCTCCTGCTGACGCTTGCTCTCTCCCCAGCTCTGCGGTAAGCTTTGCGACCGCTTGGCTATAGCATCCGGCACCTGTCCTTCCAAATGCGCCAGCAGCACCTGGTTCCTACTCGTTTCTGCACCGGCTCCCTGAGGCAGAGGAAAAGGTACTTCGCCCGTCAGCAGCTCATACAGGATGACCCCATAACTATATACGTCTGTTTGCAACAGCAGCTGACCCAGCTCATGCTGCTCGGGTGCCATAAACTCAATAGCACCGGCATGCCTTAAGCTGCTTCTACGCTGTTCATCACTCAGCACCGCTAAGCCAAAGTCCAGCAGTACGTAGTTACCACTATGTACATTGTACTTGACATTGTTGCTCTTTAGATCGCCATGCTTGACCCCTACACGGTGACAGTGCGCTAAGGCAGCCGCTAACTGATCAGCTACTTTTAAGATATCCTTCAAGGTAAACAATGGTTCATGCGGCGGTTGCAAGAGCTCGGACAAGTCCGGCCCTTCAATGTACTCCATCTCAATAAAGGGAAATGAGCCGCTCTCGGTTAAGCCCCAGCTCATAATCTTGACGACATGGGGCGAGGGTTGCTCATTCACCTTTTGCAGCTTGGCCACTTCGCTTTGAAAGTTGCGGTAGTTGCGGTCATCCTCGCTCTCGGCATGAATGGGGGTAGGCAGCATCTTAATGGCCGTGTAGATTGTGCCCGTTCTTCTGCCCTTGTACACCGAACCTTGTCCGCCTGTACGCAAGGCACCCAGGTTCTCTAATCCCTCCGTTATCGTAAATACTTTACTCATGAGCAAGCGAATGATAACTAAATTGTAGAACAGCTGATTCACCAACTACAATCTGATCGCCTTCAGCTAAAGGATAACCTATTTCGGTAGAATGTAGCTTTACCAATTCCTCTGTAGCTTCTGCCCGAACCTTCACCTTGTTTCGGGGTGGTACTCCACCTTCATCGGCAAATATCATAAATCGGGCACTATCATTATCCCATTCTATATGGGCGTGCTGCCGGCTTACATATTTATTGGCAGGGTTTGTACTATCAGATGGAAAAGCTATATGATTGGTACGGAAAAAGCCGTCATTCACCTGCGCTTTCTTATCCCGACCAATATTTACTTTGCCGCCTTCTGAGGTAATGGTATATTCTTTTTGAGAAGTTTCACCGCTTAACACACTAATGTAGGCCGTAGCCGTTTGCCTGATAAAATGCTTGTTGGTTTTAATAAAAAATGCAGCATCCAAATTGGGCGCTTTAACTGCTTCAGATGGAAAATCCTGTTCGAAGTTTACATCCAATGTCCAGTTATCCGGCAAAGCCAAAGCATAATCGTCTGCTATTTTTTGTATCTCAGCCTTAAAGGCGTCAGGTTCATCGGCATATACTGCAGCTTCATATACATGCTTTTCGGCTGCATTACCACCTAAATACAAACACAAGCCTTTAATATAACTACCTTCTCCGCCTTCGGCTTTTTGTAATTCTTGTTTAATAAACTGAAGCAATGCGTAACGGATGCCCTTTACATCGGTAGGACGATCAGTCGCGCCGCTTTTAAAAAAGTTAAACATATACGTTTACTTAAATTTTCTTATTTACTCTCTTATGCACACCTACAGCATTTATCAGCTTTTACGCTATTCTATATTTTAGGAGGTAATACTTCTAATATAGCCCTTTTTCAGCAAAAGGGGTACCACGTGCCGTCCTGCTAATTTAACCGCATCTGATGAGCCTTTGGTAGCTTCAATACGAATACATACCACAATATTGCCTTGCCCTGTAGCTTTAGGGGCGAAGAATACATACCAGCCATCATTGATTTGCTGCCTTTTCCATATACGCTCGGGGGTACCTGTTTTACCGGCTACAGCCAGACCCAAAGTTGCCGCTTTAGGCGCACTCTGCTCAATCATGTACTGGCGTATGAGTTGTGCATACTGTGAGTTATTAGCCAAAGTAATGCCGGATTTTACAGGCTGCACAGTTTTGCTCACCTTTAATACATAACGATTATTCATCATGGTACCGTTGTTGGCTACACCCGAAACTAAACGCGCTACGGCAGCCGGCGTGGCAATTAACTCACCCTGCCCCCAAGCCATACCGGATATACCTTTGGCCCGTGTACGCCGAATATTGTTCGGGTTATAAGGTGGCTTAGTGTTAAACTCCGTTTTGCGCCACAGAGCTTTCCATTTTTCTTCTTGCGTCTTATTCTCTGTTTCACGTCCATAATAATAACCACCTACCCCATGCAAAAACATGCCTGTTTTCAGGTACAGGTTCACCATTTCTTCCTGCAAATGCTCTTGATTGGCTATTTTGATAAAGTACACGTTATTAGATTTCACCAAAGCACGCTCTAGGGTAATAACGCCGGTTTCATCAGGCTCCAAGCCTTTAGTACGTATCCGTTCTCCTGCACTGACGGTATAACGCTTATTAGCTGCTTCTAAACCTAGTTTATTGAAAGCAGCCATAGATGTTAATACCTTAGCGGTAGAACCTGGCTGCGAAGCATAGGTAAAGCCTAAGTCTGATGTGGTTATCCAACCCGCTAACTGGTTCTGGTCGGCATAGCTCATGGTAAGCTGCTCCCAGTTGTGTACGGGTGGTAAAGGATACATGGCCGAAGTTAATACATCACCGGTATTCGCTTCCATAACCACCACCGATACCCGGTTATCAGCCAGTGAAGTGTCTGTAGCCAATGAGTTTTGAATACTGGTTTGCAGACCGGCATCTATGGTTAATTGCACATCACGATTTCGATTGCGGAAAGCTTCTACCTGCGGACTATTAATACCAGCCAACAACAAAGGTGCCAAGGCGCTGTAATCTTTTTTCACTACCGTCATCTCCTTAACGCCACGTGACAGAAATCGGTTTTCACGATAACGATTAGCAGTTACGTTATAGCTGGTTGTTGGCAGTTCAAAGCCTCTTAACTCGGCAGCATGCTCGTATTCGGCAAAGTAACCATTGTTACTGCCGTTGAATACGCCGGTATTGGCATCCCCTATCCAAAAGAAAGTTTGTTCTTCAAAAGGATAATAGCGGTCTAACCGCTTATGCACAGCCGAATCAATATTGTACCTGCCTACACCTGCGGCAGCCAGTTTTGCCCTTTGCTGACGAATGATTTGCGGCTTGCTGGTAGCGAGCAAAGTACCGGTACGATCGTATAAATTACCCGCCTGCAAGCGGTTCATCAATATAGCAATACGCGGGTTATAACTGAACATACGCGCACCACTTTTATCGGCTACTAAAGAGGGTTGCACTACCCATTTTTTGTTGTTGAACAAATAGCGGGATACATTAACTGTTAGCAATATCAAGCCTACACATGCTGCCATTAACGCAGGCACTAAGTTTTTATCCTGTTGTTTGGAAATATAACCCATTTGTACCGGAGTACCTTTCACCAGTGATGCCGACAGTAAAAATCCCGAAGCCAATAAATTGGCTACTAACGATGACCCACCATAGCTCTGGAAAGGTAATGATACTCCTGATAAAGGTAAAGCACCAGTAGACCCGCCTGCAATTAATAAAAACTGCACAAATGTAGATATACCTACACCCGCACATAGGTAAAACAAGAACGGCGTACCCGTTCGTCGACCGATGAGGATAGAACGATGCAGATAAACGAGGAACAACAAGAAGATACAGACAATACCTGTCCAGCCAAACTCTTCCCCCATAGAGGGCAATATCATGTCGGTATGTGCTTCCGGAATGGTTTTGGCAAAGCCTTCGCCTATACCCTGGCCTGACACGCCGCCGCTGGCCATAGCCCATAGGCCGTTAGCTACTTGGTCGCCTCCATAAACTTCATTGTTCCAAGCATCTTGCCAGATAGCTTTACGATCAATCAAACGTTGTACCGGGCCAGGAAAAGCTTTATCCAGATATGGAATTTGATCGATAGTTAAAAAGGCAGCCATAATGACCAGCACCATTACAGCCGATTCACTCAACTGCCGACGTTGCACCATCATGAGTAAGGCTACCAGTGCAGCAGTAATTATTACTGACAACCAGACGTTCTTAAACGCCCAAGATACCAACACATAAATAACCACAGCAGCGGCCATAAAGCCAAAATCGCCACGCGAAAAGGAGAACAAGGCTATAAAGGTAAAACAAACCACCATAGCTGGACCCAAATCGCCCAGTAATAAAAACAACATCAGGGTAGCTAATATAGCTATGAGCGCAAACGAAAAAAACGACCATCGTTTGGTCCAAGTAGCATACTCACTAATCAATTTTTCATTAATAGCGAAAAAGCCAGCCAGAAACAGAATAATCAAATACTTTACAATTTCGCTGGGTTGAAAGCCAAACAGGTTTACCTTAACGCCGCTACCCTCCGGCCCTGTACCAAACTTAATGGTTAAGGCCAGCAATGTAATAGCCAACGCTACCCAAGGCCAGCCATTAGCAGCACCCGGACGATTTTTGAAAACCAGCATTCGGTATATAGGTGAATCAACCGTAAAACGGCGCATATTGATAAGCAGCATACCAATCATCACAGTCCATCCTATACCCAAGTAAACCAACATATCTTTAGCCAAAAAGCGATCGCGTAAAGGGTCTTGTAAACTTAACAGGGTTAGGAAAGACAAACCGGTAAGTATCATAACAACCGGTAGTATCAACTGATCGGCATTGCTGAACTTCCAAGATAACAGGATATGTATAATGAAGAAACCGGCAAAAAAGCCACCTACAATCATCCAGAACCAATGGTTAAACTCCTGGGGCGTTCGTACAATTAAAGATTTCTCTTTTTTAAGGATATTAAAGTCACGTGTGGAAAATAGCCGGATGGTATGGGGTGCCTGGTGAAAAGTAAACTGAACATCTTCATCCAAACGTTCTACCCCCTGCGATGTACCAAACTGAAAGCCGGGTTGCAACGGCAATACTTTAAAAGCTTTGTCATCGGGTAAGTTTTTAAACTCATAATGTCCGTTAGCATCGGTGCGGGTATAAGCAGTTAACTCCTGTAAGTGGCGCTTGCCGGCACTATCAGGCAAGTAAGTTTTGGTAAAGTCATTATCTTTTTCAGTACTAATTTTTAAGTCTTCTGTAGGTTCGTCGTTAGTAATACTATCTTGGGGTAAAATCAAATCTAACCGCATCAGTACGCCGGCAACAGGTTGCTCATCTTTATTGATTACTGTTCCCTGAATGCTATGTGTACCTAAACTTAAATCAGTAGCATTAGGTACTTGGGGCGGATTGTTCTTCTCTTGCTGAAAACGTAAAGAATCAGCACCTGTGTAACCCAGCAAAGAACGTGAGGCATTTACCCTATTTTTAAAAGATTTGCCCCCTTGCGCGAAGGCATCATCAGCTACAATATTGTATTTGCGTTTGTTCAGCTCGCCTATGTTATCAATCTTTTCGCCGGTGTTGATGCTCTGCGCAACAGTAGCTTCAATCAGGTCAACATCGCGTTTATCTTCAAAATAATAACCTTTTTCCAGTACTTCTCTTAACCGAGCTGCCGGATTTTTTGCATTCAGGTTCACCATAGTTCCTTCATGCAAACGCTTATCCACATCCGCAAAGCGAAGCTGCAATACGGTATATAGCCGATAAAAGAACAGCGCAAGAATTAGGGTAATCAGTAATAAAAACAAACGTTCCTGCCAACGGCTGGCAGGTTGAGGTTTATCGGCTTCCATGTGATGTGTTAGGAGTTTTAACTAAAGAATCGGCTTTGAAAGACACAGCCGGCAAATTGGCTGTAATGGTTTTATTGCTGGTAAAGTTGTAAACATTTTGTACAGGTTGCTTACAATTTATAAACTGAACATTTTTCAAGAACAAGGATGTATTGTTTAATGCAATAGCTGCCTCAAAATCCTGAAAGTGCAAGTTATCCAGCACAATATTTTTGCACTTGGCATTCAGCTGTATGGCTGGCCCCGTATAGGCAGAATCACGTTTTAATATTATGTTTCCTTTAGCTTTAATGTACAAGCTATCTTTTTGAACATGCAAGGTATCGCTAATTACAACAGGTTGTTTAAAAACAGTATCAGACAGCACCAGCGTATCGCCAGTTGCTTTATCAATTAAATCCTGCAATTTAAGTTCCTGAGCATTACGTACTTTTTTGGCCGAAACAGCAGCAGTTTGATTCGCTACAAGTTGCGACGATGGCCTCTGCAAAAACAACCACACTGCGGCTCCCAGAAAGACCAAACACAGTATGCCTAAAGTTATAGTAAGCCCATTACCTTTCTTTTCGGTATGTGTAGGTAAAGTATTAGCAACAACATGAGCCGGTTCCTGCGGAGCAGGTGATGATACATCATTGACTAAATCTTCTTTTTTTTTAACAGCAGCAACGGGCATAACGGCTTCAGGCTGTTGCGGTACTTTTTGATTTTGCACCAGCACCACCGTAATATTATCACGACCACCATTATGATTAGCGGCATCTACTAACTGAGTTGCTTTTTTAGATAGAGGTGCGGCTTGGGTAAGTATAGCGGTAATTTCGTTCTTATCTACCAAATCGGATAAACCGTCACTGCACAGCAGCAGCATGTCGCCCGGTAAAAAAGGCGACTGACCAGTTTCTATATAGTCATCATCCGTAAGGATGCGGGTATCAAAACCCAGTGCCTTGTTGATTTCATTCCGCTTAGGGTGACTCATAGCTGCTGACTCAGACAACCGCCCTGAATCTTCCAGAAAACCAACAAAGGAGTGATCTTTAGAAATCTTAACTAAAGAACTATCACGTAACAAATACAAACGAGTATCACCTACATGGGCGTAATAAAATTGGTTATTTTCAACATCTGCCAGCACTACTGTAGCTACGCAGGCCATGCTATCCAATTCTTTCTCTTGTTGCTTGCGGAGATATATACGCTGGCTAGCCTTACGAATGGACTGCACCATAGCTGGCAACAGCTCACCTGTTACAGCATCCAGGCTTTCCAGCAATTGCTCGCGGGCCAGGGCAGCCGCTACTTCACCGCCATGATAGCCACCTACGCCATCAATTACAGAAGCCAGTAAAAAATGATTGTTACTTACAGGTTGAGCAATAAACGTATCTTCATTGTTATCCCGCACTTTGCCCGTGTCGGTTATACCAAAAATATTTTCAGCCATTACGTTTACCAGAATTTTTAATGTCTATAAAATGCGTAACCAGCAAACCTGCCACCATCACGAGTAATGCTATTGATAAAACATGCGACATGATATTTACGATTTAAAAAGATTTAAGCCTACAATGCCATTCAGCAACATGCGCGAGTTTACCGGCAGTTCAACCCATACTGGTGCATTAGGTTCACTACGGGTTACCAGCACTTCGTTCAGGGTGGTTACTTCGCCGAAAGAAGCCACATAAAACTTATTATCAGCTTGGCTGAAACGTATTTTCAGGTGTGGTACATTCAGCCAATCGGAAGGTATTTTAAAAATATCATCTTCCTCACGCGTTTCCTCACTGCCCGATACAGTAATTTCCTCTTTCTTCATAAGGTATTCCACCTTTTTACCGGCAAACATGGGGTTAGGAATGATAGTTTCTAAACGTGCTAAAACGGATTGTTCTGCTTTAGCAATGCTTTTCTCATCGTAAGTCAGATTGTCTTCATACGGTATTTCGAAGTAACCTTCACTGTAATAGGTAAACCCTTTCAGCACTTCAGGGTTTACATCAAAGGTTTGTGCAATACCAGTTTGGCGGGGAATGAAAGTTACCCTTAGGTTCTCTTCTTTCTGATTATTATCGGGCAATAATTTGCCAATAAAGCCTTTATCCCCTCGGGCATAATCAGGATGGGATACAATACGAAACACCCATTTGGAGCCCGAAGGCTCTACCCTTTTACCTGCTGCCCGGTACTCCCTGAGTATATCATAAAACTTTTTAACCGTTTCCTGCACAATCAGGCCAATAATGCCCTGCTTGTTTTCATTAAATTCTTTATAGTCATCGGCATTAAAGCTAACAATGAACTCGTGATAAAATACAATTCGCCCGGCAAATGATAACTCACCAATAGATTCTTTAAACTTTTCAACTATGTAGTTATAAATTGTATCGGGAGTAAGTGCCTGCGTAGGGGTAAGCTTCTCGGTAGCCTCGTTAGTTAAAAACCAATCCTGCAAACCAATGCGCTGCCAGAAATTAGGTTTAGATTCCATCTGAAATATTTTAGCGTTATGCCTTATTGGTGTAAACCGAAACAGGAAAACTGTTACGGATGTTTGCTGTAATAGCAAATGCAGTGCCTTGTTAATCACATTGTTGGTGATAATCAAGGCACTGCATTACATAGGTTCTTCGGGTTTTACAGTAGTATCCGGTTTTAAATTGTCGATACTATCTTTTGCAGCTGCTTTTTTAGCCTCTGCTTTCCGTTGCGCACTAATCGTGCTATCAATAGACTTTCGCACACTATCAGCAACTTGTTTCTTACGGGTGGTGTTAACACTATCCGTCATCGGAACATAGTTCCCTTCCTGAACCTGATTATCGGTATTGGATGGTGTAGTTTGTGTGGTATCAGGCATATTCTCGCTTTCTACCGGTTGAGCTGTCCGCTTAAAGAAAGCAGAATATACACTAAAGCCCATAAACAGCACCAACAAAGTCACCATTATAATAAACAAAGGTTTGGATAAGGATACTTTAGATTCATCCTCCACTCCTTCGCTTAGCGGCCGGTTATATTGCTCTTCCTGAAGTTGGAGGAGTTGTTGTTGCAGTTGCTCGTTTTCGCGTTGCAGTACATCAGCACTCAGCGCCTGCGCTATCGGGCTGGTTTTACCCCAACCCTCGGCTGCTCTTAAGCTACCACTTACTATAGCTTCCTGCAAAGCTACGCCACTGGCATACCTGGCTTCCGGCGCTTTCTCCAAACAACGGTAGATCACTTCTAGCAGCCATTGCGGTACCTGCATCTCCTGCTGACGCTTGCTCTCTCCCCAGCTCTGCGGTAAGCTTTGCGACCGCTTGGCTATAGCATCCGGCACCTGTCCTTCCAAATGCGCCAGCAGCACCTGGTTCCTACTCGTTTCTGCACCGGCTCCCTGAGGCAGAGGAAAAGGTACTTCGCCCGTCAGCAGCTCATACAGGATGACCCCATAACTATATACGTCTGTTTGCAACAGCAGCTGACCCAGCTCATGCTGCTCGGGTGCCATAAACTCAATAGCACCGGCATGCCTTAAGCTGCTTCTACGCTGTTCATCACTCAGCACCGCTAAGCCAAAGTCCAGCAGTACGTAGTTACCACTATGTACATTGTACTTGACATTGTTGCTCTTTAGATCGCCATGCTTGACCCCTACACGGTGACAGTGCGCTAAAGCAGCCGCTAGCTGATCGGCAATTTTCAAGATCTCCTTTAAGGTAAACAATGGTTCATGCGGCGCTTGCAAGAGCTCCGAGAGGTCCGGCCCTTCAATGTACTCCATTTCGATAAAAGGAAAAGAGCCGCTCTCAGTTAAGCCCCAGCTCATAATCTTGACGACATGGGGTGAGGGCTGCTCATTAACCTTTTGCAGCTTGGCTACTTCGCTTTGAAAGTTGCGGTAGTTGCGGTCATCCTCACTCTCGGCATGAATGGGGGTAGGCAGCATCTTAATGGCGGTGTAGATCGTGCCTGTTCTTCTGCCCTTGTACACTGAGCCTTGTCCGCCTGTACGCAAGGCACCCAGGTTCTCTAACCCCTCCGTTATCGTAAATACTTTACTCATTTAAATTTCTTATCAAATAATAGCCGGTTTTCCAGACTACAGCATTCGGCACCTATCAAGTACATTACACGTAATGGGCCTGCTTTGTTGTATGCACATTAACAGATTATAAAGTTAATATGCATAAATATCTATGTATCTACAAGGTAAAATACCTGTTTAATTTTTAGCATCAATAAATTAGTAGAGATCAAATACCTGCTATCTGATTCTACACTTTATATTTTATTTATCTTCTCCGGCAGTGAGATCATAAATTTCCCTGATGCCTTTTAAAACCTGATTAAAATCAATATTCAGGTCTATAATTTTTCCATTATGGAGATCAAATACCCAGCCATGTACCTGCGGATAGCCATCAGCTGCCACGCCCAGTTGTACAGCTGCAATTTTGATCACATTAATGCACTGCTCTTCTACATTCAGTTCCACCAGCCGGTCATAGCGTTTCTGCTCATCAGTTATGGCATTCAGCTCTGACTTATGTAAACGATAAATATCACGAATATTGCGT
This region includes:
- a CDS encoding FHA domain-containing protein is translated as MFNFFKSGATDRPTDVKGIRYALLQFIKQELQKAEGGEGSYIKGLCLYLGGNAAEKHVYEAAVYADEPDAFKAEIQKIADDYALALPDNWTLDVNFEQDFPSEAVKAPNLDAAFFIKTNKHFIRQTATAYISVLSGETSQKEYTITSEGGKVNIGRDKKAQVNDGFFRTNHIAFPSDSTNPANKYVSRQHAHIEWDNDSARFMIFADEGGVPPRNKVKVRAEATEELVKLHSTEIGYPLAEGDQIVVGESAVLQFSYHSLAHE
- a CDS encoding EcsC family protein, with the translated sequence MRKLKLPEINLKAFKSKFKKNLHYLSEGGFQQIYNRIDQLGIKKGVDELGIDKFIIQCAILAAGSGAITGIGGVTSMIIGVPLDIINLITQQFRVTLAISYYNTGRYEIKFADFIKIVAASLKVDTGMAISKNLMEEVAEKLLLNIGSKTAERLVPVVGAVIGGSTNYLFIKRVADSLRNPEQTEKVIKI
- a CDS encoding serine/threonine protein kinase codes for the protein MSKVFTITEGLENLGALRTGGQGSVYKGRRTGTIYTAIKMLPTPIHAESEDDRNYRNFQSEVAKLQKVNEQPSPHVVKIMSWGLTESGSFPFIEMEYIEGPDLSELLQPPHEPLFTLKDILKVADQLAAALAHCHRVGVKHGDLKSNNVKYNVHSGNYVLLDFGLAVLSDEQRRSSLRHAGAIEFMAPEQHELGQLLLQTDVYSYGVILYELLTGEVPFPLPQGAGAETSRNQVLLAHLEGQVPDAIAKRSQSLPQSWGESKRQQEMQVPQWLLEVIYRCLEKAPEARYASGVALQEAIVSGSLRAAEGWGKTSPIAQALSADVLQRENEQLQQQLLQLQQQQEDSQRQLSALQSIAMEAGGHFNQGKGVFERNEGIVHLPKRLLIGLVGLAALFIVLFIYVLSAKKNSVSTPSVNSYTATTKAYHSPYIYLKSYKPDTSVRLQKAVPAAIPVVRHKIPPGWAHKKFKKKRKKFLGIF
- a CDS encoding oxidoreductase → MENTNSPVWFITGCSTGFGKELVKLVLQKGWNAVITARNTDQVKDLAEGYEKSALVLPLDVTNKEQVQSAVAKAQEKFGKIDVLVNNAGYGYFTSIEEGEEDKIRAQFETNFFGLVNVTQAVLPGMREKRKGHVINFSSIGGLVGFAATGFYHATKFAVEGLSESLSKEVGPLGIKVLLIEPGPFRTDWAGRSTSRTETQIADYQETVGTRMKTSLEGSGKQKGDPIRGCEAIIEAVESNSPQLRLILGKMAYDLALQKVDSLKENFTAWKDLSLGADYPEAEA
- a CDS encoding FtsW/RodA/SpoVE family cell cycle protein, producing the protein MEADKPQPASRWQERLFLLLITLILALFFYRLYTVLQLRFADVDKRLHEGTMVNLNAKNPAARLREVLEKGYYFEDKRDVDLIEATVAQSINTGEKIDNIGELNKRKYNIVADDAFAQGGKSFKNRVNASRSLLGYTGADSLRFQQEKNNPPQVPNATDLSLGTHSIQGTVINKDEQPVAGVLMRLDLILPQDSITNDEPTEDLKISTEKDNDFTKTYLPDSAGKRHLQELTAYTRTDANGHYEFKNLPDDKAFKVLPLQPGFQFGTSQGVERLDEDVQFTFHQAPHTIRLFSTRDFNILKKEKSLIVRTPQEFNHWFWMIVGGFFAGFFIIHILLSWKFSNADQLILPVVMILTGLSFLTLLSLQDPLRDRFLAKDMLVYLGIGWTVMIGMLLINMRRFTVDSPIYRMLVFKNRPGAANGWPWVALAITLLALTIKFGTGPEGSGVKVNLFGFQPSEIVKYLIILFLAGFFAINEKLISEYATWTKRWSFFSFALIAILATLMLFLLLGDLGPAMVVCFTFIALFSFSRGDFGFMAAAVVIYVLVSWAFKNVWLSVIITAALVALLMMVQRRQLSESAVMVLVIMAAFLTIDQIPYLDKAFPGPVQRLIDRKAIWQDAWNNEVYGGDQVANGLWAMASGGVSGQGIGEGFAKTIPEAHTDMILPSMGEEFGWTGIVCIFLLFLVYLHRSILIGRRTGTPFLFYLCAGVGISTFVQFLLIAGGSTGALPLSGVSLPFQSYGGSSLVANLLASGFLLSASLVKGTPVQMGYISKQQDKNLVPALMAACVGLILLTVNVSRYLFNNKKWVVQPSLVADKSGARMFSYNPRIAILMNRLQAGNLYDRTGTLLATSKPQIIRQQRAKLAAAGVGRYNIDSAVHKRLDRYYPFEEQTFFWIGDANTGVFNGSNNGYFAEYEHAAELRGFELPTTSYNVTANRYRENRFLSRGVKEMTVVKKDYSALAPLLLAGINSPQVEAFRNRNRDVQLTIDAGLQTSIQNSLATDTSLADNRVSVVVMEANTGDVLTSAMYPLPPVHNWEQLTMSYADQNQLAGWITTSDLGFTYASQPGSTAKVLTSMAAFNKLGLEAANKRYTVSAGERIRTKGLEPDETGVITLERALVKSNNVYFIKIANQEHLQEEMVNLYLKTGMFLHGVGGYYYGRETENKTQEEKWKALWRKTEFNTKPPYNPNNIRRTRAKGISGMAWGQGELIATPAAVARLVSGVANNGTMMNNRYVLKVSKTVQPVKSGITLANNSQYAQLIRQYMIEQSAPKAATLGLAVAGKTGTPERIWKRQQINDGWYVFFAPKATGQGNIVVCIRIEATKGSSDAVKLAGRHVVPLLLKKGYIRSITS